The Syntrophorhabdus sp. DNA window GTTTCTTCGAAAGATATTCTTGTGAGGGGAAATCCCGGATCATACCCGTGAGAGGACTTCTGAACCCCATTTCGGCCCTTTTCTTATCCACGGTGATCCCCGATCTTCCTGCACGGAGGGAACCGCAGACTGCCGCTATGTCATTTCCCAGACAACTTATGATGCCGATTCCCGTGATGGCAACACGGTAGAAATTCATGTGAGATTATCCTTTTAAGAAGAGTATTTGTCTGACGGGACTGGCAATGAAAAGGACGATGTCAGCAAATCTCCGAGGAAGTCCCTGTATGCCAGTCTCAAAGGCCCAAGAACGAATTGCGAGGCAAGACGCGCTATGTATCCTCTGTATTTGCCAAAATATATCCCGTAGAGACTGGCGCGCAGCGACCGGTGTTTGACGATGGAAGAGTTTGTTCCTTCAGGATGAGATTCATAGGGATGGCAAAAATAGTTGAAGGGCATACCTTTCCTGTTGAGACGCCTGTAATATGCGATCTGAATGCTTACAGGCGCATAGGCGCAGAACAATCCACCGTTGAAACAGACACTGTGCTGGAACAGAGGGAGGGTCGTGACCGGAATAACAGCCAGGGAACCTTCGTACAGGAAAGGTGCCATGTCGCCCGGGTCGCGTCCGAGATAGCTCAGCAACTGTGGCCGTGCGGTATGATCTATGGCGTAACCCAGATCGATCAATTCGTCATAAGCCCACGATGTTCTTGGGGTAATGTTCCAGTTGGGGGCCTTATACGTGAAGATCGGCAAGGAGAGTATGTGTTCGAGTGTAGCCTTGCTCTTTCGCGCGTCCTCCCGGAATCTCTTGCGGTGCAGAAGATCCGATCCTCTGTGGCTGTAGCCGTGGGCCGCGATCTCATGGCCGGCATCTGCAATAGACTTGACGAGGGACGGAAAACGTTCGGCTACATGGCCCGGCACGAACATTGTCGAGGTGATTCTGAGAGCTTCAAGGAATTCGAGGAGGCAATAAGTCTCCTTTTCCACAAGATAGTGGTGAGAACCTCTCTTTCCGGCGCGAATGTCCAGATTATAGGCAAGGTCGTCGATATCGAAGCACAGGGCGTTCACTGTGGGATGATCGACTGCCCAGGGAAAAGAACACTGTTCGAGGCTTCCTCCATGAACGGTTTTCGCCGGTGTTTTCACCTGTAAATCCCGCCATTCACGGATATTACCTGTCCGGTGATGTAAGAGGCTCGGTCGGAGCAGAGGAAACTGACCACCTCTGCCACCTCCATGGGGCTGCCCAGGCGACCGAGCGGAATCGAAGCGAGTATCTGTTCTCTTGGCAGGGCTCTTGTCATCTCCGTCTCTATGAAACCCGGTGAGACGGCGTTCACAAGGATGTTCCTCCTGGCGATCTCCACTGCCAGTGACTTTGTCGCTCCGATCAATCCGGCCTTCGCCGCGGAATAGTTGACCTGCCCCCCTACGCCGCTCTGGCCCGATGTCGATACGATATTTACGATGCGTCCCTTTCTTTTCCTCAGCATGCCGGTCACAACCGCTTTTGTGACGAAGAAAAACCCGTCGAGACTTGTCGAGAGAACATCGTTCCATTCGGCATTGGTCATCCAGGCAAGAAGCGCGTCTTTGTTCAACCCTGCGTTGTTGATGAGGGCATAAGGAATCTCCTTTTCAAGGAGAGGCTCCAGGGCGACGGCCACTCCGGCTGCCTCAGCAACATCAAAGCACAGG harbors:
- the fabG gene encoding 3-oxoacyl-ACP reductase FabG, giving the protein MGSRPIALVTGGSKGIGAAIAVTLARDGFDIWLNYRTDHDGARSVAEKVSEQGGGCRLLCFDVAEAAGVAVALEPLLEKEIPYALINNAGLNKDALLAWMTNAEWNDVLSTSLDGFFFVTKAVVTGMLRKRKGRIVNIVSTSGQSGVGGQVNYSAAKAGLIGATKSLAVEIARRNILVNAVSPGFIETEMTRALPREQILASIPLGRLGSPMEVAEVVSFLCSDRASYITGQVISVNGGIYR
- a CDS encoding polysaccharide deacetylase family protein, which translates into the protein MKTPAKTVHGGSLEQCSFPWAVDHPTVNALCFDIDDLAYNLDIRAGKRGSHHYLVEKETYCLLEFLEALRITSTMFVPGHVAERFPSLVKSIADAGHEIAAHGYSHRGSDLLHRKRFREDARKSKATLEHILSLPIFTYKAPNWNITPRTSWAYDELIDLGYAIDHTARPQLLSYLGRDPGDMAPFLYEGSLAVIPVTTLPLFQHSVCFNGGLFCAYAPVSIQIAYYRRLNRKGMPFNYFCHPYESHPEGTNSSIVKHRSLRASLYGIYFGKYRGYIARLASQFVLGPLRLAYRDFLGDLLTSSFSLPVPSDKYSS